The Flavobacteriales bacterium genome includes a window with the following:
- a CDS encoding SBBP repeat-containing protein: MKNLLLLFPLTVFNLSLFAQTSYTWTGSTNTSWGTSTNWSPNGVPSSSDYIVINSASNNLTLTSDKTIERYRINSGMMNLNNHTLTVNDQLLMYGGTTTSGKIVQSATNSTTITNATVNCKLDLTATTVTVQYATCTDSVKIHQTTGSGSTWWRGNKFYGHVDVENTSNANMNMGNNPADSCFAGLTISGRRIRLAYQYPYNYVQEDVVINDEGPSGTSFGLAGGNGSAKMKVDGNIIINKSGVGDLNIAVTSGTCELIQTSGNGVIDGSTGYTDGFLKIMGLTQQGTGGGVILNKGADAQEFYLSEGTYGPNIGSLTIDLDDVTIDGAVVNAPANISANSLIVTNNQFNSSAYLEKKGGNTNNNGGNVFRGPTTIVQSGSAEMQFAYTNPDTAFSTLQLRTTTSNDLILGAYDEFVAMGSIYCDQQSGDIILGGTSGGDFIVAGLGVQTLALEQSGVCDVQTITFNKPSGYARLTGTMQVSNSMVLMQGVIHAVDTGLVKVLDNTTVSSASDASHVQGPVEKVGNDGFSFPIGRNGIYQPLTISAPSSTSHAFRAEYFDEDSDPDYIHSNRDGSIAYLDRSQYWMFNRIAGTGNVYVTLGWRDVACGISSISDPDVCAWNGTQWKNLGNGAEAGTVVTGTARTEKTTSIYGAYTWGNFSGLSADAGPDRVMVAGDTVAIGVMVQPDWDYTWVPSATVEESDSAITRAYPTTKTQYVLEVTGENSCVATDTLVVYITVLPEDTARSSLDFVVNNGQIIDTDGAPRPDVGIYSHQASPMMYCGDNRLSFVHAKIDTVAAIPDTLARVDIHFLETFREAEPLGMGLNSHHYNYYYAHCPDGVTLTPSYNRVVYPELYENTDLHIKGNNSWMKFEFVIHPGGDPEDILMTFEGADNVEVIQSLGLLIVTSSIGTYIFPKPTALKIDTVGAAVELGWQPDWDLSVTGDTVRFVNIGSYNPAEVLIFTLGEEYVAEPRHISNPEWSTQFGGREYDEGFSLSLDEDGNLYNCGVTSSPDFPTSIGAVFGYNRGGEDAYIARFGSADGATLGVVSNADQLEWTTYWGGTDNDRAYASVNVGDGETGSVYITGYTSSLDFSTFNETGSYFDGSLGGGQDAFLISLDNLDGGILGDRWSTYFGGSGNEIGRAIAADGSGNIYVVGSTSTDAYASTTCAVPATGDAGFPKCNTSSSYDNSVATGGETDGFIARFSTTGQLQWSSFYGGSAFDEIHDLTFDGTGNLFITGETYSASGFPISDGGGYDQNDHGGGKDAFIGKFTSSLVLDFCSYYGGNGDDAGYAIEIDAQNNIYVAGSTSSSTAACSTCLCEVPTTGHFPQCPESGGYFQGNSVLGLGHYRGGDSDGFFAKFNPSLDLTWATYYGGELADAIYDLDIEEYTDRLLFCGESYSYPDDDLNGDLVLECNEGGSFWYKQFERAGLSDGLFGIFETDPSVRIYSTLYGMNNLDRANALTVYSTDANNRFYYFTGYTASDDFNRYASHGGGDYLYCCPNAYLTPSNNGLPGNSFLVRFSANTHFMSVEDMENVNFAFPVAVYPNPTSYSVTVEFEIDGSQKVQMEIYSIEGRRMQTLNMGKRYGQVREEIDFTGFPQGTYLIRVLAGDIMVTKKVIKHG, encoded by the coding sequence ATGAAAAATCTTCTCCTCCTCTTTCCGCTCACGGTATTCAACCTCTCTCTATTTGCTCAGACTTCGTATACGTGGACAGGTTCCACGAACACTTCGTGGGGCACGTCTACTAACTGGAGTCCGAACGGAGTTCCAAGTTCGTCTGATTACATTGTCATTAATTCAGCATCCAATAACCTTACGCTGACAAGTGATAAGACCATAGAACGATATCGTATCAACAGCGGTATGATGAACCTTAATAATCATACACTGACGGTCAATGACCAACTGCTGATGTACGGTGGAACTACAACATCTGGAAAGATTGTTCAGAGTGCTACCAACAGTACGACCATTACCAATGCCACAGTGAACTGTAAGTTGGACCTGACCGCCACGACCGTTACGGTTCAATACGCTACATGTACAGACAGTGTCAAGATCCATCAGACCACTGGCAGCGGGTCTACCTGGTGGCGCGGAAATAAATTTTATGGTCACGTGGATGTGGAGAACACATCCAATGCCAACATGAACATGGGGAACAATCCTGCAGATTCATGCTTTGCAGGATTAACTATTTCTGGAAGAAGGATACGTTTGGCCTATCAATACCCGTATAATTATGTTCAGGAGGATGTGGTGATCAATGATGAAGGACCTTCAGGAACCAGTTTCGGATTGGCAGGTGGAAATGGCTCGGCCAAGATGAAGGTCGATGGCAACATTATCATCAACAAGAGCGGTGTAGGCGATCTGAACATCGCTGTAACCTCCGGTACCTGCGAACTGATCCAAACAAGTGGCAATGGCGTAATTGACGGAAGTACGGGATATACGGATGGTTTTCTGAAGATCATGGGACTGACACAGCAAGGAACTGGGGGAGGCGTGATATTGAACAAAGGTGCCGATGCGCAGGAATTCTATCTCTCAGAAGGCACATATGGCCCGAACATCGGAAGTCTGACCATTGACCTCGATGATGTGACCATTGATGGGGCGGTGGTAAATGCACCTGCTAATATCTCTGCTAATTCGTTGATAGTGACCAACAATCAATTCAATTCCTCAGCGTACCTAGAGAAAAAAGGGGGTAATACCAACAATAATGGGGGCAATGTTTTCCGCGGCCCGACCACCATTGTCCAATCTGGCTCAGCTGAAATGCAGTTTGCCTACACCAACCCTGACACGGCATTTTCCACCCTTCAACTCAGAACTACCACCTCCAATGACCTCATTCTTGGAGCCTATGATGAGTTCGTGGCCATGGGAAGCATTTACTGCGATCAACAGTCGGGCGACATCATACTGGGAGGTACTTCGGGAGGCGATTTCATAGTGGCGGGCTTAGGTGTACAAACCCTCGCTTTGGAGCAAAGTGGGGTCTGCGATGTGCAGACCATCACTTTTAATAAACCGTCTGGGTACGCACGGCTGACTGGCACCATGCAGGTAAGCAACTCAATGGTCCTGATGCAAGGAGTAATTCATGCAGTTGACACAGGTCTTGTAAAAGTACTGGACAACACTACTGTTTCGTCTGCTTCCGATGCCAGCCATGTGCAAGGCCCCGTGGAGAAGGTGGGGAACGATGGCTTTTCCTTTCCTATTGGCCGGAACGGTATCTACCAGCCGCTAACGATCAGCGCGCCCAGCTCCACCTCTCATGCCTTCCGAGCTGAATACTTTGACGAGGATTCTGACCCCGACTACATCCACAGCAACCGTGACGGATCTATTGCCTATCTCGACCGTTCGCAGTATTGGATGTTCAACAGGATCGCTGGCACTGGAAATGTTTACGTTACACTGGGTTGGCGCGATGTAGCCTGCGGCATCTCTAGTATCAGCGACCCTGACGTCTGCGCTTGGAACGGTACGCAATGGAAAAATCTGGGAAATGGCGCAGAGGCCGGAACAGTGGTGACAGGAACGGCACGTACCGAAAAGACCACATCCATATATGGTGCATACACATGGGGCAACTTCAGCGGTCTCAGTGCCGATGCAGGGCCCGATCGTGTGATGGTAGCAGGCGATACCGTAGCCATCGGAGTCATGGTGCAACCAGATTGGGATTACACATGGGTACCCTCTGCCACCGTGGAAGAGTCTGATTCGGCCATCACACGCGCCTACCCTACCACCAAAACCCAATATGTGTTGGAAGTGACTGGAGAAAATAGCTGCGTGGCCACGGACACCTTGGTGGTATACATAACGGTATTGCCGGAGGACACTGCCCGTTCATCGCTCGATTTTGTGGTGAACAACGGACAGATAATAGATACCGATGGTGCACCGCGACCAGACGTTGGCATCTACAGCCATCAGGCCAGCCCCATGATGTATTGCGGAGATAATCGCCTATCATTCGTCCACGCCAAGATAGATACCGTGGCCGCCATACCCGATACCTTGGCGCGGGTGGACATCCACTTCCTCGAAACGTTCAGAGAGGCCGAACCCTTGGGCATGGGACTCAACTCGCATCATTACAATTACTATTACGCCCATTGCCCCGATGGCGTGACCCTTACACCTTCGTACAACAGAGTGGTCTATCCTGAGTTGTATGAAAATACCGACCTTCACATAAAAGGCAATAACAGTTGGATGAAGTTTGAATTTGTGATACACCCCGGTGGCGACCCGGAAGATATACTCATGACCTTTGAAGGAGCAGATAACGTGGAGGTGATACAGTCATTGGGATTGCTGATTGTGACCAGCAGTATCGGTACCTACATTTTCCCCAAACCCACCGCCTTGAAAATAGATACCGTGGGTGCGGCAGTTGAACTTGGCTGGCAACCTGATTGGGATCTGAGTGTTACCGGAGATACGGTGCGGTTTGTCAATATCGGAAGTTACAACCCCGCAGAGGTGTTGATCTTTACTTTGGGTGAGGAATATGTTGCTGAACCAAGACACATCAGTAATCCAGAATGGTCAACTCAATTTGGAGGACGAGAGTATGATGAAGGATTTAGTCTTTCATTGGATGAGGACGGGAACTTGTATAACTGTGGGGTTACAAGCAGTCCTGATTTTCCAACTTCGATAGGAGCAGTATTTGGGTACAACCGAGGTGGCGAGGACGCTTACATCGCTCGTTTCGGATCCGCTGACGGAGCAACACTAGGGGTGGTCTCAAATGCTGATCAACTTGAATGGACCACCTACTGGGGCGGTACAGATAATGACAGAGCATATGCCTCAGTCAACGTGGGAGACGGTGAAACGGGCAGCGTCTATATTACAGGGTATACCAGCAGCCTTGACTTCTCAACCTTTAATGAAACTGGAAGTTATTTTGACGGTTCGCTTGGAGGAGGACAAGATGCGTTTCTCATTTCCCTCGACAATCTAGACGGTGGAATACTAGGTGATCGTTGGAGTACGTACTTCGGTGGTAGCGGAAACGAGATAGGGAGAGCTATTGCCGCAGATGGTTCTGGCAACATTTATGTGGTCGGCTCTACCTCCACCGATGCCTATGCTTCCACCACTTGTGCAGTTCCTGCCACTGGCGATGCTGGATTCCCTAAATGCAATACTTCCAGCAGTTATGATAATTCAGTTGCAACTGGAGGAGAAACCGATGGCTTCATTGCCCGCTTCAGCACCACAGGGCAGCTGCAATGGAGTTCGTTCTACGGTGGAAGTGCATTTGATGAGATCCATGACCTGACCTTTGACGGAACTGGAAACCTTTTTATAACAGGAGAGACGTATAGTGCTTCAGGTTTTCCGATTAGCGATGGAGGAGGGTATGATCAGAATGACCACGGAGGCGGTAAGGATGCTTTCATAGGTAAATTCACTTCTTCTTTGGTGCTCGATTTCTGTTCCTATTATGGAGGGAATGGAGATGATGCAGGCTACGCCATTGAAATCGATGCTCAGAACAACATTTATGTTGCCGGTTCTACCTCAAGTTCTACAGCAGCTTGTTCAACTTGTCTTTGTGAAGTTCCCACTACGGGTCATTTTCCACAGTGTCCAGAATCCGGAGGTTATTTCCAAGGGAACAGCGTGCTTGGATTAGGACATTACCGTGGTGGTGATTCTGATGGATTTTTCGCAAAGTTCAATCCTTCATTGGATCTTACGTGGGCCACCTACTATGGCGGAGAGTTGGCAGATGCCATTTATGACCTAGATATTGAGGAATATACCGACCGTTTATTATTCTGCGGTGAGTCTTATAGTTATCCTGATGATGATTTGAATGGGGATCTGGTATTGGAGTGTAACGAGGGCGGATCATTCTGGTACAAACAGTTTGAACGTGCAGGTTTATCAGATGGTCTTTTTGGAATATTTGAAACCGACCCATCTGTTCGGATATACTCTACACTTTATGGAATGAATAATTTGGATCGGGCTAATGCGCTGACAGTTTACAGTACGGATGCGAATAATCGCTTTTACTATTTTACGGGTTATACCGCGAGCGATGACTTCAATAGATACGCCAGTCATGGAGGTGGCGATTACCTCTATTGCTGTCCAAATGCATATTTAACCCCATCAAACAACGGGTTACCAGGTAATTCATTCCTCGTAAGGTTTAGTGCCAATACCCATTTTATGAGTGTCGAAGACATGGAGAATGTAAACTTCGCATTTCCAGTTGCAGTTTATCCAAATCCCACCTCTTATTCCGTTACCGTTGAGTTTGAGATTGATGGTTCGCAAAAAGTGCAAATGGAAATTTATTCCATTGAGGGAAGGAGAATGCAAACGTTGAACATGGGAAAACGATATGGTCAGGTGCGTGAGGAGATTGATTTTACTGGTTTTCCGCAAGGCACATATCTCATCAGGGTTCTTGCAGGGGACATAATGGTTACGAAAAAAGTGATTAAACATGGATAA